In one Culex quinquefasciatus strain JHB chromosome 2, VPISU_Cqui_1.0_pri_paternal, whole genome shotgun sequence genomic region, the following are encoded:
- the LOC119766483 gene encoding uncharacterized protein K02A2.6-like, producing MADLTSAAPAPVNTEQILENLSANIAEFSFDPDNDVTFGSWFQRYESLFEEDAGKLDDAAKVRLLLRKLDTPSHSRYVNYILPTLPKDVSFADTIATLKKIFGAQTSTFNKRYRCLQLTKSDADDIIAYGGKVNRACEDFDFKKLKIEQFKCLIFVCGLQAPHYADIRARLLSRIEAETAGNPVSLQTLIDEFQRYANLKADTTLIGRPSSSAQAVHAVQEGLKADHRAQRSSRKDSKTPPYPCWKCGQMHFVRNCPFSEHVCHTCNRVGHKEGYCRCVSRTSSASTSTSSSSSEQDEHPVKLKKAPKKQPKVNSRGVFVVNHIASRPSSMQHQELQLNHEPSPSTAKQSLKPGDIVFTRVHRGNSRRWRSAKVVERVGDETYNVFLEDCRRVVRRSVAKLKTQSPKNLPPAQLSPLTILLEDFGLSAPTVPTATTPKLDDEMTESADHSSDEAEEVVPSQSATGYLLRLFRFNPLRTGWLKGRCYIQVGRSVCGTSESCRRSTIPEPHRTNIGTELRFLPTAGGALNAAMDYDKTVEAMDTQAL from the exons ATGGCGGAT CTCACTTCCGCAGCACCGGCACCAGTCAACACGGAGCAAATCCTGGAAAACCTGTCAGCAAACATCGCAGAGTTTTCTTTCGATCCTGACAACGACGTGACCTTCGGAAGCTGGTTCCAGCGCTACGAGAGCCTTTTCGAGGAGGATGCGGGTAAGCTGGACGATGCTGCCAAGGTGCGACTCCTGCTGAGGAAGCTGGACACGCCGTCTCACAGTCGTTACGTAAACTACATCCTTCCAACGCTGCCGAAGGATGTGTCGTTTGCTGATACCATAGCAACGCTGAAGAAAATTTTCGGTGCCCAAACTTCAACTTTCAACAAGCGCTACCGATGTCTACAATTGACCAAATCCGATGCCGACGACATCATCGCTTACGGAGGGAAGGTCAACCGTGCGTGTGAGGACTTCGACTTCAAAAAGCTGAAAATTGAGCAGTTCAAgtgtttgatttttgtctgcggACTTCAAGCTCCGCACTATGCAGACATTCGTGCCAGACTTCTCTCACGCATCGAAGCCGAAACCGCGGGCAACCCGGTAAGCCTCCAGAcac TCATCGACGAATTTCAACGCTACGCCAACCTCAAGGCGGACACCACGCTGATTGGACGACCATCAAGTTCAGCACAAGCGGTTCACGCGGTCCAGGAGGGCCTAAAAGCAGACCATCGTGCTCAGCGCTCATCAAGAAAGGACTCCAAAACGCCTCCTTATCCCTGCTGGAAATGCGGTCAGATGCACTTCGTCCGCAACTGCCCTTTTTCGGAACACGTGTGCCATACCTGCAATCGCGTTGGCCACAAAGAGGGGTATTGCAGGTGTGTGTCCAGAACTTCGAGCGCGTCCACATCCACCAGCAGCTCCTCGTCCGAGCAGGACGAGCATCCAGTCAAGTTGAAGAAAGCGCCCAAGAAGCAGCCCAAGGTCAACTCCAGAGGTGTCTTCGTGGTGAACCACATCGCTTCCAGACCAAGTTCAATGCAACATCAAGAGCTCCAGCTTAATCACGAACCATCTCCGTCCACGGCCAAGCAGAGTCTCAAGCCCGGGGACATTGTCTTCACTCGGGTTCATCGAGGAAACTCCCGGCGGTGGAGGTCAGCAAAGGTCGTCGAACGAGTCGGAGACGAAACTTACAACGTTTTTCTCGAGGACTGCCGTCGCGTGGTCCGGCGTTCCGTTGCGAAGTTGAAGACTCAAAGCCCGAAGAACCTTCCACCAGCCCAGCTGTCTCCTCTTACCATCTTGTTGGAGGATTTCGGACTGTCTGCTCCTACAGTACCTACCGCTACCACACCCAAACTGGACGACGAGATGACCGAATCTGCCGATCACTCAAGCGACGAAGCTGAAGAAGTTGTTCCATCGCAGTCGGCGACCGGATATCTCCTGCGACTCTTTCGCTTCAATCCACTCCGTACAGGATGGCTTAAGGGGAGATGTTACATCCAAGTAGGCCG TTCTGTTTGCGGAACGTCTGAGTCGTGTCGCAGGAGTACGATTCCGGAACCGCATAGGACCAACATCGGCACCGAGCTGAGATTTCTTCCGACCGCTGGCGGGGCCTTGAACGCCGCTATGGACTACGACAAGACCGTAGAAGCAATGGATACGCAAGCTCTATAA